The DNA segment GTTTCATGTTTTGGGTGGTGtgtttgtggggggtttttttttgtttgttttttgtgtggttttggttttgtttgttttttaaagaaaaaaatagaaaaacttttaaatttgtACAGATATTTATACTACAAATCTGTTTCCAGGTATAAACATTTACATAAACAGATTCCCCTCCTTATTCCCTTTATCTTATGAACTGCTAATATGGGGGCAATGTGCCGTTCAGCAGTCTGTGTCAGAGGGGCTTTCTTGTCCTCTTCTAACCCCAGATTTTCCCATTAAGTTTATATCCCCAATTGTCTGTGCATTACCTTCTCTGTCAAATGATATATAGAATTTCATTCTTAATCTGAAGAGAATCTTTCTTATGGTGCATGAGATTGGTCATGTGGCTCTTTCTCATACACCTAAATGAAAGTTTACTGTAATTTTCTCCAGGCAATAGTCTGGATGAaagattctttttctctttttcattttgctttctctggctTGTCAGCAACATCCACATAAAAGAGCACTACTTTgaaacagcaaacagaaaagaactaaaaaatGGGCTGCTTTTCATTCTGAGGTGGGAATTTGTGTTGCGTGACCAAAAAGTCAGAAGGGTCCATCTGCAGATAACACAAAGCCCTGCCTTTATTCAGGCACATATCCCTCTCATTCCACTGGGAGTTTTACCTGATCCTCAACTCTCAAGTTTCAACCGAGAGGGCTCTGCTTCCACTTACCGAAGTCATTTTTGCAGAGGTTTTCAACGATGTCATTATCgtcttcatttttgtttttgcaggcatCGCAGACCTTGGGTGCTGGAAACGCAAGGGGACAGTCCCCATCAGGCTCGGGGAGAGAGGAACAGCAGGTGGCGTTGGGAACCCTCCGGGAAACGCCGGTTTCACACCCCCCGATGGACGGACTGACCCTGCCCCTTCTTCCCCGGCGCTGCCCGAATACTTGGACGCGGCTTGCCTTGCCGCGGACCCGCTAGCGTGGGGCACGGCGTGCTTTTAAGGTCACACTTATATTAAAAGTTTTTAGTTGGTtatggggtttttggtttgggtttagctttttttgggtttgttttgtttttgttttttacgAGGCAAAGAGTAAAAGGAGAGGGGGCCATGACGCGAAACCCTCCAACCCCTCGCTTCAGCAATGATCTTTACAGCGGGAGGGTGTTCTGTTCTTTGGCAGCTGCGAGGCTCGATTTGTGGGGTCCCGGACTTTTCCGACGAGGGCTGCGCGCTCCTGCCAGTTCCCTGGCCGGGAGGAACAGCGGGGTGATTCCCCCGGTCCCCTCGGGAAAGCCTCCTTGAGCCCGATCTGCGGCCCCCACCCCGTCCCGGAGCCCCGGGGGTGTGCTGTAAGGGGCGGGTGAGGGCTCCGCTCCCCTGCAGAAAGCGGGGGACGGACCCCGGTGTCGGAAGGGCTCATCGGGAGGGCAGACGCTGCCGGACCGGGGCAACCCGCCGGCTCCCTTCTTACCTTCCCTGGTGACCGGGAGGATGTGGTCGCTGCTGGCCAGCGGAATGCAGAGATCGTTGTCCTTGGGGAAGCGGCTGCAGTCCAGCATGTCGGGCCAGGGGAAGCCGAAGGCGGACATCACCGGGGCGCAGCTTTCTTTCACCTCTTCGCAGAGCGAGTGGCAGGGCTGGATGATCTCGTCCAGGTCGTCGATGCAGACGGGGGCGAAGAGGGAGCAGAGAAACTTCCTGGTGTCAGGGTGGCACTGCTTCTGCACCAGCGGGATCCAGGTGGAggcctgctccagcacctcctgcaccGTCTCATGCCCCAGGAGGTTGGGCAGCCGCATGCTCTGGTACTCGATGCCCCGACACAGCAGCATCGGGGCGGGGATGGGTTTGCAGTTCGAGCGCTTGTAGGAGAAGTCGGGCTCCCCGAAGGGGAAGAGTCCGGCGGCGGAGCCCATGCACTGGGAcgccaggaggagcagggcgCAGAGGCGCCGCTGCATTTTGGGGCTcggaggaggaggggtggtTGGAGAAGGGCTTTGGGGGGCCGGGGTGGCCGGGAGCGGAGCGGGCGGCGCGCCGCTGCCCTCAGCCGCAGGCAGcgtcccccagcccaggctcctGCCTGCCAGACGGGGACGGAGGGTCTGAGCGAGATGCGGGGGCAAACGGGagttttctggatttttttgtatgCAAATGGCAGGGGGAGCGGGGGCTGGGAGGAGCCTGGTGACAGCCATCCAGAAAGGATTGGTCACTACTTTCTCGGTCTGCTTTTGCTCAGGGGGATTGTCTTTTGGCAGGAAATCTTGGAAGAAACGTTACCGTGCGAGCacggggaaggggggaaagatCCCCGCGAACAAAGAGCCACGAAGGCCCGAGGGCTCCTCGGCCGGGCAGGGGGCGAGGGGCCGCGCCGCGGGTGGCGGGAGGTGAGCTTTGCTGCTAACACAGCCGTTGCGGAGCGGAGGGATCCCCCCTTGCCGCCCCCCGGGTATCCCCCCCCACACCCGCTCTTGTTTGGTGCTTTCGCTGCCAGCGGAGGCATGATGTGGCCGGGCCGGTTCCCCAAGCAGGGGGCGAGGCTGtctgctccctcagcccccgGGGGGTGTCTGGCACCTCCGCCCCCCTCCCCGGCTTTGCTGGCAGGGCTCGGCACAGCGCCGGAGCCGCAGGCAGCGACTGGGGGCTGCCGGCTTTCCCggttccccctccccccagccccgaGGGCTGCTCTGCGGGGCCCTCTTTCTGCCCCCCAGTCCTTCCCGTCTCTGGCTCTCCCCTGCGAAGAGCGGGAAGCTGCTGTGGACCACGGCCCCCCGGCCCCTGGATGATTCTCGATCCCCAAGGGGGTATTCCCCGAGTGGGAGCGTCCAAGTGTTTATGAAATCCCGTCACCTGGCACGTGGTTTTGAGGCAAAAAGCGTGGGCCTGGCTCTGTGCAATGCAGGCGGgtccctttccctttgctcCTATCTTCACCTAGAAGCTCCCTTAAAGGATTATAATTGTGTTGATTTACCACAGAAGTGAAGACAACAGGCAAGGCACTAGGATCACAACCCAGCATCAGTGCAATTTGAATCCCTCTTggctttttattaatattatttatggGATTATTACTGAAAAGAGTAGGCCTGTGTAGTATAATTTTGTGGTAAACCACTTTAATTAATCACTTACTGATAATCTCTCTTTATAGAGATGTTTTATGGGAAGCTAACCTTTAGCCACGGTGCCTTCTGTAAGTTGGAGGATCCCTCTATATCTGATGTCCAGACTGGGCTTCCCAGGGGTCTGAGTTGCTGCTTGTGGCACAGGAAAGTGATGGGACTGGAGCGGCTGCAGTGCTGCCCCAGGTGGGCTGTTGATGTGTGCTAAAGCCAGTTCTAGTTTCCTCAGAGGAGATTTCAAGATCCTTTTCAGTGGTCCATGCTAATGGATGTAATTACCCTGTAGGTCAGCTTCTCAAAGTTGTTTCATACATGGAAGAGAAATGTCCTGAGTGTCTTGTGGGAGGGCTTGAAAGCAGTTTCTTTCCTATTGCTCCACATATTCTTGCCATTTATTATCTCTGTTCAACTCATTCCTTTAAACAATAAATCTGTAAGCACTTGGCCTGAGCCCCACTGGTGACTTATGGTGCCCATTTAAAGACCATATTGCCAAGCCCTGAGGCTTGCCAGAGGCTGTAGCTGTTGCCACTTGCAAGACATGTCACTTCCAGCTGCCAGGGCTGTTCCTACCAGCCTCTGTCCTCTTCAGTGGAAGGGGACCTACCAGCATGTTTGGTCTTACCCTGAATGGCCATGCTATTCACCCACCTGTTCTTTGTAAATTGGTTGGACAAGTTcgtggtttgtttttctctctcttttttcacaggtttgttttttgttttgtgtgtgtgtgtgtgtataacTGTCATCCCTTCCAGTGGGTCTTAGCATGATCAGAAGACAGTTTGCCTCCATGAACTCCTGGTAGCCCTGTACTTTGCCTTCTACAGATCCAGCCGCCTGAACTGTGTGGAAGCAAGGACCCAAATCTGAACAGACTCTGTTTAGACTGAAGAcaataaacattttctgtgaCGGAGGATGAGACATAACCGACAGAaatctgctcctttttttttcaccagaacTGTTTGCTGGTTTCAGCCCAGAGGaagtaaggagaaaaaaacccactttttcCAGGGTTAAGCTTTAAGTTGAAACTATGCTTTATGAAACCTTACTATTTCCACTTTTAATCACCCTTGGTGAACTAATTCACTATAAACTTGAAACAATCTGATATcactagatgatctctagaggtccctttcaactccTAACATTGTCATTCTGcaatcaagtaaaaaaaaaaaaccagcccaaGCCTGCACACACAAGCAATCCTTACTGCCCTTGCCCTGATCCCTTGCAGGAGAAAGTGCCAGAGTGTGCAGCTGATCTTGGAGCTCATCACTGCAAAGTAGGGTACGGCTTCCTCGGGGTATAACAGCCCCAAAAGCTGTTTGTAGTGGCTGTGGTTGACTTAtgccagcccaggctgcttgtgagctgcaggggctgctgcaggcaggaaacCTGCTGCATTCCCAGTGCACTCAGTGCATTCCCAGTGCTGCATTCCCAGTGCTCAGGTTATTTTCATGCTAAAGACTTCAAGTTTAGCAAAGCccaggagggaagagcagctTCGGGTGTCTGTGCCAGTGTGCTCAAAGGGCAGTGGGGGGGATCGAGGGGGAGACAACCATGGGCCTGTCGCCATGGGAGGTGTCAGGGGTCCTTGCAGTTTTGGGTGCCTGCTGAGAGCCCGGGCATCTTgggagaatcacagaattactgaggctggaaaagacctctgagatcatcaagtccagcctatgacctaacaccaccacatcgGATAGACCATGGCACTAAATGCTACATCTTGCAGCATTGCTTTCCTGGGCCGGCTCTACTTCACTTGCGGGACCTTttgggagggatggggatggggctggTGCTGAATGGGGATCTGGACAGCCTttgaggagcagggctgtgttttgggCTGTCCTGGGTGCTGTCAGGACACACATCGGGTCTtggggggcagccctgggggggaTGTGTCTCTCCGTTGTCACCTGGGGTGGTGGGTGCTCAGACCAATAAACAGTTATTGTCTCACGCTTAATTTGGAATTAAACTAATGAGCTCCTTTCGGGCATCAGGCTCCTTTCAGGCATCAGCGGCTTAAACACCCTTTAGCGGCTTAAACTGCCCGGCCGGCAGCCCCCGGCGGCAGctggcccggcccggtccggcccggcccagGGCGCGGCTGCGCGGTCCGGTTTAGAGCCGCCGGGGGAAGCGGTGCCCGGGGAGCAGACGCGGCGGGGGAATGTCCCTTCTCTCCGGAGATTGCTGCCGCCAGGTAAGGGTGCCAAGACCTTCCCCACTGCCCCCAGGAATAGCTGAGGAGGGGGGTGGGGTTGGGCACCCTCCTGGATGAAAACCGGAGAGATCTGGGGGAAGCCACtcttaaaatacagtaatgttttaaggcattttttttattgttttaaaggAAGTGTGGGCTTTTGAGCTCCGGTAAATTCATCAAGTGGCATAGACAGTTAAGCTGCGGTTTATCCCCTGAAAGTAGCATAAGCGTTTAAGCCACCTTAGATGCTTAAAGCAATATAAGCTTGTTAAAACGCCTTTAATCCCTAAGTGTTTAAATCACCTTACGTCTCGGGAGTGAGATGAGAGAATgagctgcatggaaaaaaaagaccccGATTCCACTTAGCTTCTTtcccttaaaaaacaaaaaacaaacactctGTAAGAGTTACCTGATAGGCAGgggtgaaaaaatgaaaaatactgaaaaaaaaaaaaaagaaaaagaaaaaaagaaaaattttgggaaaaaaatacttgtgtcCGTGGTGCTTGCAAGTTGAAAGAGTAGCACTGAGTTCTAAAGAGCGTGTATCTATATAAATCGTAAATCGGTGCCACCTGCACTAAAACCAGGGTGTTGCTTCCTTTTGCTCTCAAGCCTTGGTGTGAAATCAGATCTTCTGCACCCTTTCCTGGCCAGTTCTTGAAGATGAGGAGTGGTAAAGGCAAAATACATTGACATTTGCCTATTGGTTAGAGAGTGGGCAAAAATTTGTTAGTTTGCCTGTTGCATATTTTTCCAAACTGCTGCCTTGATATCATTAGTCTCTTACCTGGCTATGTGGGGTCCTCATAGCACCCCTGTCCCTGACCTGATGACCCATGGAGGTTCTTTGCTGATGTGATGAATTTGGGGTGAAAGCTGCCACCACTGATGGCTTCCTGAGCCTGAACTCCATATATTCCAGTGTCACCGACCTGCAAATGGGATCACGCTTTTCCACTGCAGGATCATGGAATAACTATGACTGGAGGGGACCTCAGGAGACCATCTAGTCCAGCCCTTGCTCCAAGCTCAGGGTTCAGCTAGGCAGCTTGCAGCCTTAACCCAGCAGAGCCCCCACCCCGCACATTTACCCAGCACCTGGGCAGCTCAATTCAAGGCTATGTCTCAacctccctccttttcctggGGAAGATATTTAGcttgcagctcctgggcagcccacaAGTTGGTTTACCATGGTGGAAGATGGGACACAGGCACACACCCATGGAGAGCAGCCACCCCTTAGCCAGCACAGAGCACCCACCTTTACCAggtgagaagctgctgctttccccacTGAAGTGTGTCCAGCCTGaccaccagctgctgctgctcactggtTGGGGTAGCCAGGCCAAGGAGTTTAGGGAGACCCTGACCTCAGGGGCTCTATAAACATAACTTAGGGGTCGAGGAATTACCTGTTGATTAGTAGCACTGTAAAGGAATGAAAAAGTTTTGGCTTGTTCTCTTCAGCCCATGAAATGGCAGTGGTAAGGAAAAAACTGTCTCCCCATGATGGAAATAATCTGATAAAGATGAATGCTTACCTTTAAAAACATGCCATTGTAATATTATTACTATTTGAACCTTTCAATTGCATttgattggaaaaaaagaatttagaaaAGATTGCACAGGTTTTGACAAGAGGCATCTCAGCAACAGATCTGTCTTGACTTGGGAGTTTCAGTGGCTGATAAGGTGGAATTTAACATTTTCCAGATCCAGGACTAGGCAGTGATCTTGTTTTCTGTTACCTCAACATTTAAAAACCTCCGTTGTCAGAAACTGCGTGTTCTGTAGATGTATCTTTCCACCTCTCTTTGTTCGGAAAGGAACCCCATAAAACCGGggctgggtttggtttggtttgttttgctttgtggcTTGAGCAGCACAGGGTGCAACTCGGGATGGGGGGAGAATCTTTGGGCTGTGAGGAAAAACCTCTTGGTGGCGCCTGTGCACATCGTGTCCGGGTTTTCTTTGCCCGGTGACACCAGCTATGGATCTTCCAAGGCTCTTTAGTTCTGCTCGCTGTCGCCCTTTCCCAGAAAAGGGGTGTTGGGAGACTGAAACTCTATCCCACCTTCAATCTGGGGTTGATGTCCTGAAGGGGAAAGATCAAACTGGGGCTGATTACtttcaaatggaaacaaaaccaggTCACAAGGagcctttaatttttattttagtggtCACTCCCTCAATAGTTTCTCTGCGTTTAGTAGCTTAGCATTTTCAGTCAGCTTTAcccatttgaaatattttacatagAAACCTTATTAGATATTATTTTGAGCTTCTGTTTTTTAATGCTGCATTGTACTTTccacagtttattttaaatggaaaataaaggtGTTTTGATGCTGTGCTATATACACACATGTGGATTTAAATCTAGGTTTAGTTGCATGCTAGTGCTTTAGCAAGTTATGACCCTCCGTATTTATCTGACCTACATCTGTATCTGGCTGCAGTTTTTGTCGTGGTGAGCATTTTTGCTCATTCAGAATGTATGTTTGTGATTACTGCTCCCTTTATTATCTATCTAATTTAAGTACTGGATGGCAATTAAAGATAGCAGAGACCATGCCCTAGAGGGCTACAATTGCATGGTACCTGGTGTTACTAGTATGTTTTACTTAAAAAGCTGTAATGTAAGAtacctttcctttcttccccccagCTGTTATGTGCAGCCTGGCAGTAGCCAGCACCTTGAGCTGAGAGCAGGGCCCCACTGCCTGAGCCTTACAAAGACAGGGTGCTTATCCCAAAGGATTTTGACTCCAGGTAGGGCACAAATATTGCAGAAgggaagacaggaaaattgctgcctcctcctgggcAGGGTGGCCCAGGGCAGGAATGCTGCCACCATTGGCCACAGCAAGAGTTGGTGCCAGTCGTGAGGGCTCTAGCTCCAAATTTTACTCCTCAAATCAGGACTTAGGCAGGTTTGGGCCATCAGTCTCCAAAATTGCTATAGTACATCCCCTGAGGAGTGGCCAGAGCTGTGGATGTGTGATAGGCTTTGGCATGGGTTTTCATCCTGTGGGTAACAGAGTTCTGCAGATGTGTGGGCAAAAAATAGCcacctttcttctgctgcagtgctgaaCAGAGAAAATGACTACAAATGTgtgtgaaaaagaaacaggtaTAGAAAAACCTTTTAAGAACCAATGGTGACTTTTAGGGAAATGGTCAGGTTTTCAGGCACATAGCTAGTCTAATGGCCTCAAGGTTTGGACACATGTTGCTTGTCAAgataaattgtttttaaatagtaatttgtagtaaaacattttttaaaagtaaaatcaaGAGAACCTGTTGCCCAAAGCTATGCTATTTACAACTTTATTAAACCTGACTTAAAATAATGCAATGAAACAATCAGAGCAATCTGACATCATGATCAAATCAGCAAATTAGTCTCTGTTATGGATCGGAGTTACATTACAAAGTGATTTAAATAATCAAGCTATAAtcagtaattaaaatatatttgcagaCTATAAAGTTGGTATATCAAAATATTGAAAACATCCAGATGTTTGAGGCCAGTTCTGAAGAAGCTGACCCAGAAGGAGTTTTGGTGACATGGCTTGTAACAGTATTACACctgcagtttttatttcagaaatgactcaaaaagcagcaacagGAATCACTTAACTATTTCTCAGCAAGGAATATATTCAAACTTCTGCTCAtctcatattttttcctttcatcctgCTTTCAAACTTGAAATTTACAGTTTAACCTTCCTGAGCTTGACGCATAAAATTAAACATGGAAAACCTTGTAAAGAAGCCTGTggttgaaatacattttaaacacaATCTTCTTCCCCATGTGCACTGCTTCTTTCTCAGTGCTTGCAAATGCTTACATGTAACATGGGCAGAGGTAAATTATAGAACCACGtggcacattttttttatttctggctaTTTACATGCCTTCACTTactgttttgtttctattttttcaatattgtCATCTCTGTAGCCTGTGCCTAATCCATCTCAGTCTCCCTCTTACCAAGTGCAGGTTTCCTCCCATCATTTTTTCAACCCAAGACTTGGTTTGATCAAGTTTCAACCCTACCAAGTAGTGCTTGGTCTAGTTGttaacatttatattttgtGGGCCACTTGGGTCAGAGCTTGAGGGCTCAGCACTCTGCTACCTCTGATGACTCTGCCCAAATAGTTGTGAGCTGAAGTGTGAACCATCGTGGCAGAGGCAGTAGCTGGGAAGGGGGTTGGGTAAAGCAGGGTACCAGTTACGCTGAGGAAGGATACAATTCCTTGCTGTGTACCAGCTTGACTTTTTTGTCCACAAACGGGAGACTTCCCTCCTACCCCAAAGCTTGTTGTGGCTTTGTAGAGGTAGAAATTCTGCTCCTGACCAAAGGGGCACTTCTGCACGGGTTAGTGGCTGTTCACACATGGTGCTTATACTGCAGCGAAGGAGATGTGACATATTGGGAAAAAAGAATTGTTCTTTTCTCCTACCGTATTTTCTTTATTGCCTTCTTGAGAGATTGCAATGTACGAAAGCAGCATCTTTGCTAGACAGAAAGCTTGGTTGCCAGTTCTATTTTgcacctttttttctgatagtcTTGTACTGGTTGTATGTGAAAAGTGCTTCATGGTGAAATCTGGCAGTGAATTATGCATCTAACCTTGGGATCCGAGTTGATGCTTGGACTTCTGGTCTGGAAGAAACTGCTGGTTTTGAGGGTATTGAGTGTCTGGCAATCCGTGTTCCCAACTGATACGTAGCAGGCTTGATTGATACTCTGCAGAGAAAACTTAGATTCAtgcttggaaaaagaaatgagaacatAATTCTGGTTTacttgtgtaatttttttctcccataaaGTTTCAGGgtaaacaagatttttttagtCCCTGTCAGTAAAATTTTAGTAGAAAGTGTATTAGGGTTAGGTTAGGATTAATAGTTACATCTGTGAGTAAATGGTGAAATGATGTTATTTTGAGTAGTTctataaattttgaaaataaagctgctgTTACTTATAGACATATATTACTTGCTGCTTCATAATATATTGAGTTACACACATGGAGCTTGAATGTGTTCACACTGATAAATACAGCTGAATCTAAGTTGCATTTTCTTAATCAGGTTCTGCACAAGCTGTATTAAAAATGATGTTTCAAATATCAGAATAAACCCATAATAAGAGTAATAGTAAATCAGATCAGACTTTCACTTTAGCTTGGAACTCTGTcacctgtgtttttttccttttttcctttctttccctaaGGATGATAGGTCCCTGTGGGCACTTGGATTTCAGTCAGCCAGGGTGTGCCTTTAGTTAGGGATCCTGATTCTGAGGTAATTCTTAGCCAGCTCTAGAGTTAGAGCATCCTGCATGGTCAAGCATGCAAACAGCTGCTGTTCCTTCCTCCCAGCCTTGAGCTTTTGTACACACTGATATGGAAATATACAGAAATTTTCTTACAAAAGTCACTTGCTGCTCAGGATAGTGCCAGATCAATGGAGAGCCTTCCTAGGGCATTAATGATCTTCATCCCAGGGAAAGACTAGGCACACGATGTCCTCTGGGTGTCCTCCACAGTTCTCTGCTTGCAGATGCACTCCAAGTGCACATCCCCTCCTAAtcatttccagggatggggtcgGCGACCTCACTCTGCTCTTATATCATCTAATCAACCTTAAAAGAGGTGTTTCTCTTCTTCCTAGTTCCAAAAGGACCTCCTGACAGTTCCCAGGGAATCTTTGTCCTTTCCTCTGTGGCTCCTGCCTACCCAGATGATTTAGGGTTCCTCCCTCTGCTTTGTGTCACCAATAGCACGTGGTTTATGGTGCTGTTAAACTCCCCCTTTTACTACAGAAGTATCATCTTCCATCCATGGCTACTAAAGTTCAGAGTGTTGTGgtaaaagtgaagaaaataagGAGGGGAACATTAGATTTGAGCCCTGGTGAGGAATTCCATCAGTTAATATCAGTCTTGGCTCCTATGTAGTTCATTACTGAGGATGATTTGCCTGAGGTTCACCTGAAATGCAATTAGCCCACAAAGTGATTGGAAAGATGGCAGGAATGTGTGACAACTACAGTTACCCCATGAAGGTgtgccagcccctgcccagaTTTGGTGATTAAAGCTCTACAGGGGAACAGAAAATAGAACATAGAAAATGGCTTTTGTTCTCTGGCCATGTGCTATTCCCTGTGAAGAACATTAACCCTGAGTGCCCCAAGAGGGCTTTTGCATTAGGTCTGTGTTAGCCTGATGTAATTGGACTGATTATTTTAGTATCCTTACTCATGCTCTGGGTGGGActggcagggctggaaggaatCTGTGTAGCTCTTCTgattacaaaaggaaaataatttgcctTTTAACAGGCATCTTATTGGATATAATAATCTGTGCTTTTGAACTGTTTTGACAACAAATTTCCTCTCTT comes from the Heliangelus exortis chromosome 4, bHelExo1.hap1, whole genome shotgun sequence genome and includes:
- the SFRP2 gene encoding secreted frizzled-related protein 2, producing the protein MQRRLCALLLLASQCMGSAAGLFPFGEPDFSYKRSNCKPIPAPMLLCRGIEYQSMRLPNLLGHETVQEVLEQASTWIPLVQKQCHPDTRKFLCSLFAPVCIDDLDEIIQPCHSLCEEVKESCAPVMSAFGFPWPDMLDCSRFPKDNDLCIPLASSDHILPVTREAPKVCDACKNKNEDDNDIVENLCKNDFALKIKVKEIAYINGDTKITPETKSKTIYKLNGLTERDLRKIVLWLKGGLQCTCDEMNDINVPYLVMGQKQAGELVITSLKRWQKGQRAFKRFSRSIRKLQC